One Spiroplasma endosymbiont of Dioctria linearis DNA segment encodes these proteins:
- a CDS encoding RluA family pseudouridine synthase: MTIIKVNQNDVDQTVFNFIKKNFKSTNLSIIYKWFRKGKIKVNDIKIKDTKQKIKLNDEVKIYDSSETEKRDQFLEVDFSELEIVYEDENIVIVDKPANLEVHSPVNINLDQMVKSYLKNKNEYNPDLENSFVISHVHRIDKLTKGLVIYAKNKITLDILLNELNNKTKIKKLYLAKTENDNLQTGKISGYIKYDNDNQKAKFRIDKFNNAKKVEQVNKLIDEKNNIYEVQILTGRKHQIRAVCNFYKSPICKDFRYGGKRSHLREIDLIAYKIVFNNFEGHLEYLNGNEYKSKYSF, translated from the coding sequence ATGACAATAATAAAAGTCAATCAAAACGATGTTGATCAAACAGTCTTTAATTTTATTAAAAAAAATTTTAAATCTACTAATTTATCTATTATTTATAAATGATTTAGAAAAGGAAAAATTAAAGTTAATGATATTAAAATTAAAGATACAAAACAAAAAATAAAATTAAATGATGAAGTCAAAATTTATGATAGTAGTGAAACTGAGAAAAGAGATCAGTTTTTGGAAGTGGACTTTTCTGAACTAGAAATAGTTTATGAAGATGAAAATATTGTAATTGTAGATAAACCAGCTAATCTTGAAGTGCACTCACCAGTGAATATAAATTTAGATCAAATGGTAAAAAGTTATTTGAAAAATAAAAATGAATATAATCCTGATTTGGAAAATAGTTTTGTCATTAGTCATGTTCATAGAATTGACAAACTAACAAAGGGGTTAGTCATTTATGCAAAAAATAAAATTACTTTGGATATTCTTTTAAATGAGTTAAATAATAAAACTAAAATAAAAAAACTTTATTTAGCAAAAACAGAAAATGATAATTTGCAGACAGGAAAAATATCAGGATATATTAAATATGATAATGATAATCAAAAGGCAAAATTTAGAATTGATAAATTTAACAATGCTAAAAAGGTTGAACAAGTAAATAAGTTAATTGATGAAAAAAATAATATATATGAAGTTCAAATATTAACAGGTAGAAAACACCAAATTAGAGCTGTTTGCAATTTTTATAAATCTCCAATATGTAAAGATTTTAGATACGGTGGTAAGAGAAGTCATCTAAGAGAAATTGATTTAATTGCCTATAAGATAGTTTTTAATAATTTTGAAGGTCATTTAGAATATTTAAATGGTAATGAATACAAATCAAAATATAGCTTTTAA
- a CDS encoding CPBP family intramembrane glutamic endopeptidase — translation MQEKVNKFRDKHFGLSEETKFRFDILNYKTDGMIFITSVLIVPFILSIFIALFGNNNKEAFALLYLVSVIIGMVFNILRNGPGFFKGGYFWIYLLIIGPQIVFIFTGLIMLLINSALNNDKELISAFSSILTMILTEVIIIILAIFYDRKIFKRFKETLKTKWKEIIIIGVAGTVILYFVSTFIFLNLIETKLMGASESENQKNLIGILRDSDKSIKITYIILLFILTVVVAPFCEELCLRNCFNLNASNRWLGFVGSAMFFGFVHYGPAFDFQHILSYSSAGFILSGVFLFTKGNMTFSWIVHLLNNLLAFILILFII, via the coding sequence ATGCAAGAAAAGGTAAACAAATTTAGAGATAAGCACTTCGGTTTAAGCGAAGAAACAAAATTTAGATTTGATATATTAAATTATAAAACTGATGGAATGATTTTTATAACTTCCGTACTAATAGTCCCATTTATTTTGTCTATATTTATTGCTCTTTTTGGTAATAATAATAAGGAAGCTTTTGCTCTTTTATATTTAGTATCCGTTATTATTGGAATGGTTTTTAATATTTTAAGAAACGGACCTGGGTTTTTTAAAGGTGGTTATTTTTGAATTTATCTACTAATTATAGGTCCACAGATAGTTTTTATTTTTACTGGACTTATAATGCTTTTAATTAACTCGGCTTTAAATAATGATAAAGAATTAATATCTGCCTTTTCTTCAATTCTGACTATGATTTTAACAGAGGTTATAATCATAATTTTGGCTATATTTTATGATAGAAAAATATTTAAAAGATTTAAAGAAACTTTAAAAACTAAATGAAAAGAAATTATTATAATAGGAGTTGCAGGTACAGTAATACTGTATTTCGTTTCAACTTTTATTTTTTTAAATTTAATTGAGACAAAGTTAATGGGAGCCTCAGAAAGTGAGAACCAAAAAAACTTAATTGGTATACTGAGAGATAGTGATAAGTCAATTAAAATAACATATATTATTTTATTATTTATACTTACTGTTGTTGTTGCTCCATTTTGTGAAGAGTTATGCCTTAGAAATTGCTTCAACTTAAATGCTTCAAATAGATGATTAGGTTTTGTAGGAAGTGCAATGTTTTTTGGGTTTGTTCATTATGGACCAGCCTTTGATTTTCAACATATTCTTAGTTATTCTTCAGCAGGTTTTATATTATCAGGAGTATTTTTATTTACTAAAGGGAATATGACTTTCTCATGAATAGTACACTTGCTAAATAATTTATTAGCATTTATTTTAATCTTATTTATTATTTAA
- a CDS encoding PTS glucose transporter subunit IIA — MGLFTKNKKLEVFAPVDGEIIDLSKVEDEVFSEKMLGDGIAFIPDNGEFVAPIDGKLVTVFPSGHAYGIANSNGVEILLHIGLDTVSLNGEGFDIKVKQGSNIKAGELLVNVDMAKVSKKVPSMNTPLIFTTDSMSGRKFEVLKTGKVKKGDLIIEVK; from the coding sequence ATGGGATTATTCACAAAAAATAAAAAGCTAGAGGTTTTTGCACCAGTTGATGGTGAAATTATTGACCTATCAAAAGTAGAAGACGAAGTATTTTCAGAAAAAATGCTTGGAGATGGAATAGCATTTATTCCTGATAATGGAGAATTTGTAGCACCAATAGATGGAAAACTTGTAACAGTTTTTCCAAGTGGTCATGCATATGGTATAGCAAACTCAAATGGAGTTGAAATATTATTACACATTGGCTTAGATACAGTTTCACTAAATGGTGAAGGATTTGATATTAAAGTAAAACAAGGATCAAATATTAAAGCTGGAGAATTATTAGTAAACGTAGATATGGCAAAGGTATCTAAAAAAGTACCTTCAATGAATACACCATTAATTTTTACAACTGATTCTATGAGTGGAAGAAAATTTGAAGTTTTAAAAACTGGTAAAGTAAAAAAAGGTGATTTAATAATTGAAGTTAAGTAA
- the ptsP gene encoding phosphoenolpyruvate--protein phosphotransferase, whose product MSKKMSGIGASNGISIAKVYILDEQPIIISDVIPKNIESELTLVTSSIAKAKVDLENLQVIAKEKLGEEKAAIFEAHASILEDPAMAEEFTTLIKDKNYNAAKAIKEVTDKYMAMFEAMDDEYFKERAADIKDVTERLIRYVLNLPVADLATISEEVIIVAEDLTPSQTAQLNPKFVKGFACNIGGRTSHAAIMARSLEIPAVLGLKTILCDVKDKDILAINGETGDIEINPSDKNQWKKLAESFEKEKEELKKLKDKPTLTKDGFDGFILEGNIGSPKDVESVLENGGEGIGLFRSEFLYMDNDHFPTEEEQFVSYKKVVEDMKGKITIIRTLDIGGDKKLSYFSFPHEMNPFLGYRAIRFTLDRKDIFRDQIRALLRASAFGPVGIMFPMIATIDEFLAAKKFTLECKEELKKEGIKVGKDLQIGMMVEIPAAAVNAENFAKHADFFSVGTNDLIQYAMAADRMSENVTYLYQPYNPSILKLLKMTIDGAHKHGKWAGMCGEMAGEPDALPLLMGLGLDAYSMSATSILKARSIMSKLTLKEVKQLADKALECETSSEVLKLVKEVMKNK is encoded by the coding sequence ATGTCTAAAAAAATGTCAGGAATTGGTGCAAGTAATGGTATATCAATCGCCAAGGTTTATATATTAGATGAACAACCAATAATTATTTCAGATGTAATACCAAAAAATATTGAATCAGAATTAACTCTTGTAACTTCATCAATTGCAAAAGCTAAAGTTGATTTAGAAAATTTGCAAGTAATTGCAAAAGAAAAACTAGGGGAAGAAAAGGCCGCTATTTTTGAAGCTCATGCTTCAATATTAGAAGATCCAGCAATGGCAGAAGAATTTACAACTTTAATTAAGGATAAAAATTATAATGCTGCAAAAGCTATTAAAGAAGTAACCGATAAGTATATGGCAATGTTCGAAGCAATGGATGATGAATATTTTAAAGAAAGAGCTGCAGATATTAAAGATGTAACTGAAAGATTAATTAGATATGTTTTAAATCTCCCTGTAGCAGATTTAGCAACAATTAGTGAAGAAGTTATTATTGTTGCTGAAGATTTAACTCCATCTCAAACTGCACAATTAAATCCAAAATTTGTAAAGGGTTTTGCATGTAATATTGGAGGAAGAACTAGTCATGCCGCTATTATGGCAAGAAGTTTAGAAATTCCTGCAGTTTTAGGTTTGAAAACTATTTTATGTGACGTGAAAGATAAAGATATTTTAGCAATAAATGGTGAAACTGGTGATATTGAAATTAATCCTTCAGATAAAAATCAATGAAAAAAATTGGCAGAAAGCTTTGAAAAAGAAAAAGAAGAATTAAAAAAATTAAAAGATAAGCCAACTTTAACTAAAGATGGCTTTGATGGCTTTATTTTAGAGGGAAATATTGGAAGTCCTAAGGATGTAGAATCTGTTCTTGAAAATGGTGGAGAGGGAATAGGTTTATTTAGAAGTGAATTCTTATACATGGACAATGATCATTTTCCAACAGAAGAAGAGCAATTTGTTTCATATAAAAAAGTCGTTGAAGATATGAAAGGTAAAATCACTATTATTAGGACTTTAGATATTGGTGGTGATAAAAAGTTATCATATTTCTCATTCCCACACGAAATGAACCCATTTCTGGGATATCGTGCAATTAGATTTACTTTAGATAGAAAAGATATTTTTAGAGATCAAATAAGAGCTTTACTACGAGCTAGTGCTTTTGGGCCAGTAGGAATAATGTTTCCAATGATAGCAACAATTGATGAATTTTTAGCTGCAAAAAAATTTACATTAGAATGTAAAGAAGAATTAAAAAAGGAAGGAATTAAAGTTGGTAAAGATTTACAAATTGGAATGATGGTTGAAATTCCAGCAGCAGCAGTCAACGCTGAAAATTTTGCTAAACATGCGGACTTCTTTTCAGTAGGAACAAATGATTTGATTCAATATGCAATGGCAGCTGATAGAATGAGTGAAAATGTTACTTACTTATATCAACCATACAATCCCTCAATTTTAAAATTATTAAAAATGACAATTGATGGTGCACACAAACACGGAAAATGAGCTGGAATGTGTGGAGAAATGGCAGGTGAACCAGATGCTCTTCCCTTATTAATGGGTTTAGGACTTGATGCTTATTCAATGTCAGCAACAAGTATTTTAAAGGCTAGAAGCATTATGTCAAAATTAACTTTAAAAGAAGTAAAACAATTAGCAGATAAAGCTTTAGAATGTGAGACTTCTTCTGAGGTTTTAAAATTAGTTAAAGAAGTAATGAAAAACAAGTAA
- a CDS encoding lipoprotein, whose protein sequence is MRKILSILATTSLVASASVAVVSCNTKQNSDFKLPKFPTNVDEAKKIILDLSKKQAVTEFKIDEMVEEEKDDSEIENFEIKSRFEEYYTIILVAAHKIVKMESKDTIISVWKYNEDNVLVETEMVLWKYASVSDFYDENYAFHDLDLMIKQDLSKFSESIKGLEERIDNFKKIRIWWLEGREVTAFSEQFNYSETELELESRDKDEAVRLGLELSKNKDINEKNINFRGWGNNEDGSGEHFALASNEIDKYIGYAIFNCSIK, encoded by the coding sequence ATGAGAAAAATATTATCGATTTTAGCAACAACTAGTTTAGTTGCTTCAGCAAGTGTAGCAGTTGTATCTTGTAATACAAAACAAAATAGTGATTTTAAACTTCCAAAATTCCCTACTAATGTGGATGAGGCTAAAAAAATTATATTAGATTTATCTAAGAAACAAGCAGTTACTGAATTTAAAATTGATGAAATGGTTGAAGAGGAAAAGGATGACTCTGAAATTGAAAATTTTGAAATAAAAAGTAGATTTGAGGAATATTATACAATTATACTGGTAGCGGCCCATAAAATTGTAAAAATGGAAAGCAAAGATACTATTATTAGTGTTTGAAAGTATAATGAAGATAATGTATTAGTAGAAACTGAGATGGTGTTATGAAAATATGCATCAGTATCAGATTTTTATGATGAAAATTATGCTTTTCACGATTTAGACCTAATGATAAAACAAGATCTATCAAAATTTTCAGAGTCAATAAAAGGTCTTGAGGAAAGGATAGATAATTTTAAAAAAATACGTATATGATGATTAGAAGGAAGAGAAGTAACAGCATTTAGTGAACAATTTAATTATTCAGAAACTGAACTTGAACTAGAAAGTCGAGATAAGGATGAAGCAGTTAGATTAGGTCTTGAATTAAGTAAAAATAAAGATATAAATGAAAAAAATATAAACTTTAGAGGATGAGGAAATAATGAAGATGGTAGCGGTGAGCATTTTGCTTTGGCCTCAAATGAAATTGATAAGTATATAGGTTATGCAATATTTAACTGTTCTATTAAATAA
- a CDS encoding ABC transporter ATP-binding protein, with product MNKDFFVRYIDDESLIEYKEKTEFKKSKGFFGLWFFYWKKHKVKSIFAISFIILVSCLSVFNILIARQITSILIGESLIETLNNKELLSEIIKGLIPFIEEDKKEIFNQIEEFILSNDLEMPKELINNILQKFYFDYLSYDGKNVVAIFFGLSITKIQWVYILLATIVLVIICMYIAYCFCGIISEEAQTDLKNKLIKSLLTKNVDFYNKNSQGKITETIVKDCKNISEQLKVAPIILLFIVFSTIGSTAMLVYIDKLISILMFSLILGVMLIALFVVLLIAKPVKKSMEAKSKSDSEITEKISAIRLIKSTGTWEKEIEHFSEENEKQNKYNKKLNFAISIIPGIIIGAVGCLTLSSIVFGVFIYASDTSKLITVFSTFTAGIFVMVTPIFQLNTILQSISSTNKSSQNIASIVNDEDNIVDIKEPKFIEEKEIESIVFENVSFAYPASPENNILNNLSISFEKGKSYAFVGPSGCGKSTVTRLLLRFYENYEGSIKVNGDMELKDIDLKNWLQNIGYVDQEPQILSGTIKENLLYVKNDATDDEIIEACQKAKLHDLIMSWENQYDTFLFERGKQLSGGQKQRLVIARTFLKNPSLIILDEATSALDNLVEKEISIELDKLIVGKTTITIAHRLTTIKNYDKIFVLDSFKKIAQVGTFNELIKKEGLFKDLYEVDKGES from the coding sequence ATGAATAAAGATTTTTTTGTAAGATACATAGATGATGAATCTTTAATTGAATATAAAGAAAAAACAGAATTTAAAAAAAGCAAAGGCTTTTTTGGACTCTGATTTTTTTATTGAAAAAAACATAAAGTAAAATCTATTTTTGCAATATCTTTTATAATTTTGGTTTCTTGTCTTTCTGTTTTTAACATCCTAATAGCAAGGCAAATAACCTCTATTTTAATTGGAGAATCTTTAATAGAGACTTTAAATAATAAAGAGTTACTATCTGAAATTATAAAAGGTTTAATTCCATTTATTGAAGAAGATAAAAAAGAAATTTTTAACCAAATTGAAGAATTTATTTTGAGCAATGATTTAGAAATGCCAAAGGAACTTATTAATAATATTTTACAAAAATTTTATTTTGATTATTTAAGTTATGATGGTAAAAATGTGGTTGCTATCTTTTTTGGACTTTCTATTACAAAAATTCAATGAGTATATATTCTTTTGGCAACAATAGTACTTGTAATAATTTGTATGTATATAGCTTATTGTTTTTGTGGGATTATTAGTGAGGAAGCTCAAACTGATTTAAAAAATAAATTAATTAAGTCATTATTAACAAAAAATGTAGACTTTTATAATAAAAACTCTCAAGGAAAAATTACTGAGACAATAGTTAAAGATTGCAAAAATATTTCTGAGCAATTAAAAGTTGCTCCAATAATTTTATTATTTATAGTTTTTTCAACAATTGGCTCTACAGCAATGCTAGTTTATATTGATAAATTAATTTCAATATTAATGTTTAGCTTAATACTAGGAGTAATGTTAATTGCTTTATTTGTAGTTTTACTTATTGCAAAACCAGTAAAAAAAAGTATGGAGGCTAAATCAAAAAGTGACTCTGAGATTACGGAAAAAATATCTGCAATAAGATTAATTAAATCAACAGGAACATGAGAAAAAGAAATTGAGCACTTTAGTGAAGAGAATGAAAAACAAAATAAGTATAATAAAAAATTAAATTTTGCAATATCTATAATCCCTGGGATTATAATTGGAGCAGTAGGATGTTTAACTTTATCATCAATAGTTTTTGGAGTTTTCATTTATGCTTCAGATACAAGTAAATTAATAACTGTTTTTTCTACATTTACTGCAGGTATTTTTGTTATGGTAACACCAATATTTCAATTAAATACAATTCTCCAAAGTATCAGTTCAACAAATAAATCATCTCAAAATATTGCAAGTATTGTAAATGATGAAGATAACATAGTTGATATTAAAGAACCTAAATTTATTGAAGAAAAAGAAATAGAAAGCATTGTTTTTGAGAATGTTTCTTTTGCTTATCCAGCTTCTCCTGAAAATAATATTCTTAATAATTTATCAATAAGTTTTGAAAAAGGAAAATCATATGCTTTTGTTGGACCCTCAGGATGTGGTAAATCTACAGTTACAAGGTTACTTTTAAGATTTTATGAAAATTATGAAGGCTCAATAAAAGTAAATGGTGATATGGAATTAAAAGATATAGATTTAAAAAACTGACTTCAAAATATTGGTTATGTAGATCAAGAACCACAAATTCTTTCAGGAACAATTAAAGAAAATTTACTTTATGTTAAAAATGATGCCACTGATGATGAAATAATAGAAGCTTGTCAAAAAGCCAAGCTTCATGATTTAATAATGAGTTGAGAAAATCAGTATGATACATTTTTATTTGAAAGAGGAAAACAATTATCAGGTGGTCAAAAACAAAGACTTGTTATAGCAAGAACATTTTTAAAGAACCCAAGCCTAATTATTTTAGATGAAGCTACAAGTGCTTTAGATAATTTAGTTGAAAAGGAAATCTCTATTGAACTTGATAAATTAATAGTAGGAAAAACTACAATAACAATAGCACATAGATTAACTACAATTAAAAATTATGACAAGATTTTTGTATTAGACTCATTTAAAAAGATTGCGCAAGTTGGAACCTTTAACGAGTTAATAAAAAAAGAGGGATTATTTAAGGATTTATATGAAGTAGATAAGGGAGAAAGTTAA
- a CDS encoding ABC transporter ATP-binding protein, which yields MIEVKNITRDLGGFVINQVSFTIKKGSVVAFVGDNGAGKTTTIKALFGELKLEQGEILMDGKSIFEEQNLQRIAFFPDSNSVPLNMKLKDYVAYICAVNNISKNAAKENADKVFKMLSLEPYKNKKIKSLSAGWKKRAIMASVLVRTPEYIVFDEPTANVDVEAKLSFMNILHELSQIGVTILITSHILEELQEVANYVVFIRDGEVVLEKDFDNKSESIAKLYKEIMAEKNNGEKLLKEIYMNKEMVV from the coding sequence ATGATAGAAGTAAAAAATATTACAAGAGACTTAGGTGGTTTTGTTATAAACCAAGTTAGTTTTACAATTAAAAAGGGTTCAGTAGTAGCTTTTGTAGGTGATAATGGTGCAGGTAAAACTACAACAATTAAGGCTCTTTTCGGAGAATTAAAATTAGAGCAAGGAGAAATATTAATGGATGGTAAAAGTATCTTTGAAGAGCAAAACCTTCAAAGAATCGCATTTTTTCCAGATTCAAATAGTGTTCCTTTAAATATGAAATTAAAGGACTATGTTGCATATATTTGTGCAGTTAATAATATATCAAAAAATGCAGCCAAAGAAAATGCTGATAAGGTTTTTAAAATGCTTTCTTTAGAACCATATAAAAATAAAAAAATTAAAAGTTTAAGTGCTGGTTGAAAGAAAAGGGCAATTATGGCAAGTGTACTTGTAAGAACACCTGAATATATTGTTTTTGATGAACCAACAGCAAATGTTGATGTTGAAGCTAAATTATCTTTTATGAATATTCTTCATGAACTTTCTCAAATAGGAGTTACAATCCTAATTACTAGTCATATCTTAGAAGAGTTACAAGAAGTTGCAAATTATGTTGTTTTTATAAGAGATGGAGAAGTAGTTTTGGAAAAGGATTTTGATAATAAAAGTGAATCAATTGCAAAATTATATAAGGAAATAATGGCTGAGAAAAATAATGGGGAAAAACTTTTAAAGGAAATTTATATGAATAAGGAAATGGTGGTTTAA
- a CDS encoding ABC transporter ATP-binding protein — protein MIEIKNITRKLGSFGLKDVSFTIKKGSVVAFVGDNGAGKTTTIKALFGELKLDSGEVLIDGQSLFKNNNLSKVAFFPDSNNVPLDIRVHEYLHYICAANNMDKNRTELSIDNVYRLLDLRPYKDKKIKELSSGWKKKAIMASVLVRSPEYIIFDEPTANVDVESKLYFMNIFKLLSKVGITILITSHIIEELQELADYLVLIKKGQIVYANDFDRKKEHIMDIYKKHMNEPIKDLHILRDLYRNKEENG, from the coding sequence ATGATTGAAATAAAAAATATAACCAGAAAGTTAGGGAGTTTTGGGTTAAAAGATGTTAGTTTTACAATCAAAAAGGGCTCAGTAGTAGCTTTTGTAGGTGATAATGGTGCGGGTAAAACAACAACAATAAAAGCACTTTTTGGTGAACTTAAATTAGATAGTGGCGAGGTTTTAATTGATGGACAAAGTCTATTTAAAAATAATAACCTTTCAAAGGTGGCTTTTTTTCCAGATTCAAATAATGTACCTTTGGATATAAGAGTTCATGAATATTTACATTATATCTGTGCTGCAAATAATATGGATAAAAATAGAACAGAGTTAAGCATTGATAACGTATATAGATTATTAGACCTTAGACCGTATAAAGATAAAAAAATAAAGGAATTATCGTCAGGTTGAAAAAAGAAAGCTATTATGGCAAGTGTTTTGGTTAGATCACCAGAGTATATTATTTTTGATGAACCAACAGCAAATGTTGATGTTGAATCAAAGTTATACTTTATGAATATTTTTAAACTCCTATCAAAAGTGGGAATAACAATTTTAATTACAAGTCATATAATTGAAGAATTACAAGAGCTTGCGGATTATCTGGTATTAATTAAAAAAGGACAAATCGTGTATGCAAATGATTTTGATAGAAAAAAAGAACACATAATGGATATTTATAAAAAACATATGAATGAACCAATTAAGGATTTGCATATTCTAAGAGACCTATATCGAAATAAAGAGGAAAATGGATAA
- the nrdE gene encoding class 1b ribonucleoside-diphosphate reductase subunit alpha yields MNKDNIKNLSGTNESDEYIKLNARAKLFVPGQDNFKLDIQAAELYMKEHIEPNMMKFSTTKERIDYLTKNQYYDEVVISKYTIKQIDELSKYAYSFKFKFPSFMGALKFFNAYGLKSFDGKKYIETYEDRVVLNALFLGGGNFDKAKNILKQIILGRFQPATPTFLNAGKKQRGEYVSCYLLRIEDNMESIARAVTTSLQLSKRGGGVAICLTNLREFGAPIKNIENQATGVIPVMKILEDSFSYANQLGQRQGAGAVYLNVHHPDIMSFLDTKRENADEKIRIKSLSLGVVVPNITFDLAKENKDMALFSPYDVEKVYKKPFSDISVTDEYENMLKNKNIKKTYINARKLFQAIAELHFESGYPYLLFDDTVNNNNAHPVAGRIVMSNLCSEIVQVSTPSEYNSDLSFKKTGEDICCNLGSMNIAKAMESGEEFSEVIYNSILALDHVSRNSDLSSAPSIENGNKNNHAVGLGAMNLHGFLSTNHIYYNSPEAIDFTNMFFYTMAFHAFKASNKLSKEYGSFAGFKISKFADGSYFNKYTKCESNKWVPQSELIKNLFDKYKVSIPTQKDWIELSNEIKKTGLANSHLMAVAPTGSISYLSSCTPSLQPVVAPVEVRKEGKLGRVYVPAYKIDFENMAYYSLGAYEVGPDPIIDIAAAAQQHVDQAISLTLFMTDQVTTRDLNKAYVRAFKKGCASIYYVRVRQEVLEDSENYECDACVI; encoded by the coding sequence ATGAACAAAGATAATATAAAAAATCTTTCTGGTACAAATGAATCAGATGAGTATATAAAATTAAATGCTAGAGCAAAATTATTTGTGCCTGGTCAGGATAACTTTAAATTAGATATTCAAGCAGCAGAATTATATATGAAAGAACATATTGAACCAAATATGATGAAATTTTCAACAACTAAGGAAAGAATTGATTACTTAACAAAAAATCAATATTATGATGAAGTAGTTATTTCTAAATATACAATTAAACAAATTGATGAATTAAGCAAATATGCATATTCATTCAAATTTAAATTTCCTAGTTTTATGGGAGCATTAAAATTTTTTAATGCTTATGGTTTAAAAAGTTTTGATGGTAAAAAATATATTGAGACTTATGAAGATAGAGTAGTTTTAAATGCACTATTTTTAGGTGGTGGAAATTTTGATAAAGCTAAAAATATTTTGAAACAAATAATATTAGGAAGATTTCAACCAGCAACTCCAACTTTTTTAAATGCAGGAAAAAAACAAAGAGGGGAATATGTTTCATGTTACTTACTTAGAATTGAAGATAACATGGAGTCAATTGCAAGAGCAGTTACAACATCTTTACAATTATCAAAACGTGGGGGTGGAGTTGCAATTTGTTTAACTAATTTAAGAGAATTTGGTGCTCCAATTAAAAACATTGAAAATCAAGCAACAGGTGTAATTCCTGTAATGAAAATTTTAGAAGACTCATTTTCTTATGCAAATCAATTGGGGCAAAGACAAGGAGCTGGAGCTGTATACTTAAACGTTCATCATCCAGATATAATGTCATTCCTTGATACAAAACGTGAAAATGCTGATGAAAAAATAAGAATAAAATCTTTATCATTAGGAGTAGTAGTTCCAAATATAACTTTTGATTTAGCAAAGGAAAATAAAGATATGGCTCTTTTTAGCCCTTATGATGTTGAAAAAGTTTATAAGAAACCTTTCTCAGATATTTCAGTAACTGATGAATATGAAAATATGCTAAAAAATAAAAATATTAAAAAGACATATATTAATGCCAGAAAATTATTTCAAGCAATCGCTGAATTACATTTTGAAAGCGGCTATCCCTATTTACTATTCGATGATACTGTAAATAATAATAATGCTCACCCAGTAGCTGGAAGAATTGTTATGAGTAACTTATGTAGTGAAATTGTTCAAGTCTCAACTCCAAGTGAATATAATTCAGATTTATCATTTAAGAAAACAGGTGAGGATATCTGTTGTAACTTGGGGAGTATGAATATTGCTAAAGCAATGGAAAGTGGAGAAGAGTTTTCAGAGGTTATCTATAACTCAATTCTTGCTTTAGATCATGTTTCAAGAAATAGTGATTTATCAAGTGCCCCCTCAATTGAAAATGGAAATAAAAATAATCATGCAGTTGGATTAGGTGCTATGAATTTACATGGATTTTTATCAACAAATCATATTTACTATAATTCACCTGAAGCAATTGATTTTACAAATATGTTTTTTTACACAATGGCTTTTCATGCTTTTAAAGCTTCAAATAAATTATCAAAAGAGTATGGCTCTTTTGCTGGATTTAAAATCTCAAAATTTGCAGATGGATCATATTTTAATAAATATACAAAATGTGAAAGTAATAAGTGAGTTCCTCAATCAGAATTAATTAAAAACTTATTTGATAAATATAAAGTTTCAATTCCTACTCAAAAAGATTGAATAGAATTATCAAATGAAATTAAAAAAACAGGACTAGCTAACTCACACTTAATGGCAGTAGCTCCAACAGGTTCAATAAGTTATTTATCTTCTTGTACTCCAAGTTTACAACCAGTAGTTGCACCAGTTGAAGTTAGAAAAGAAGGAAAACTTGGAAGAGTTTATGTACCAGCTTATAAAATTGACTTTGAAAATATGGCCTACTATTCATTAGGAGCTTATGAAGTTGGTCCAGATCCTATTATTGACATTGCAGCTGCCGCTCAACAACATGTTGATCAAGCCATATCATTAACATTATTTATGACTGATCAAGTAACTACAAGAGACTTAAATAAGGCGTATGTAAGAGCCTTTAAAAAAGGATGTGCTTCAATCTACTATGTTAGAGTACGTCAAGAAGTTCTTGAAGATAGTGAAAATTATGAATGTGATGCATGTGTTATTTAA